The Arachis hypogaea cultivar Tifrunner chromosome 14, arahy.Tifrunner.gnm2.J5K5, whole genome shotgun sequence DNA window cgagacaaaaaaaaattgaaataagtcTTATATAAtgtgaaattataaaataaaaaaaataaagaagtaaaaaaaaaggaTAGAGAATAATTTACACATTTCTAAATATAAATCTCCAGGCTAACTTGTACGCTGCTGATATCCATggggtttattttgtatttgaatatttaaTTTGTACGCAACCAAGTATGAATTGGCAATCTTCTCTAACTTATCATAATTATTCATCTATCTATAAGCTTCTACGAAGTTATCTACACAGATTGgccttcttatttatttatttattaatcctCAAACTCAATTATCATAATTAACTATTTGCAACAACTATAGTCACTCATAAAGAGTGTGTATGCATGCATGTCACACATGCATAATATACTCACCAGTTAGTTTGGGTCATGAATGCATCATTTCCGACATTTCGGTGCCTCATACCCCCAAGGAAACCAATACACTCTCTAACAGGCACCAACAACGTTGTTaatgaaaaaataattcaatGACTCAACCTAATTTAGTCTTCCAAATCGTTCcccaccaaaattaaaataataaccaATTATTGTTATTCATTTAATCACGCAAAGATAATTTaccattttaaataaataatcaatttcATAAATGTTTACTAAGTAAAAAAATGacctttttaatttaatataaaatctcAATTTTCTCTAACTAATAGAATGCTAGGAATTAGGATCCCTTGAACAAGTTTACGACTATAAGTCACACCCTCTTGGCATGTAGCATTTCCCTGTTCCCTTTGCTCATTCGCACAATTAATGCATTACTTAATTTGTATCCACTTTATTTCAGACGAATTATTTATACCCATAGTCACAGAGTGTACAAGATAGAatgaatatataaaattataatatattataaataattatttaaataataaatatgtaatcAAATTTAgggttaaataaatttttaaattttataaaatattttttggttttaactttataattttttttttagttttgatttaataaaattgaaaatgtcTTTATTTTAGTCTTCGTCGTTAGTTTATTCGGTTAAAtgctaatataattatataacagGCTAAACGAGACATGATAATAGCAATAATTATTAGAAAATAACTTAGCATTCCTTATAAATAGtcggttatattattattaaaatgaagaTAAATGATCATTACAAAAATTTCaccttttatttattaaaaaatataaaaacaataaaaattaaattagttgaGATGGTAAGTGATTTATAATTGAACAAAAGATCATGAATTCAAATAAACTATTTTGTATTCTCATAATATATAGTATATAAGTATAGATACAGATGACATGTTATTGTTAACGGGGTTATTATTATAAACTTATAATATAGATAATGCGCATTTATATGCAAACTTATATATGACGGTCGGACCAAGGAGTAGTACAATACCAAAAGTTTATTCAAACCTTAATTTATTGATTTATGGAACTTGTTTACAAAGagagtgattatatatatataaatataaaagaaaggcGAGGTATAGTGAAATTATAATTCATGCATCAGAAAATAAGAAGAGATGGCAGTTCATCACATTCGCATTATTTCAGTTTTGCTAATAGCGTCGCTCCCCTTCACGATTGCTATAGAAGGCAAGGGAAACTCATCAGAACCTTCAGATGCGGATCGGATTGAATTCGCTCTGAATTTGGAGTACTTGGAAGCCGAGTTCTTCTTGTATGGAGCATTGGGTTATGGCTTGGATGTGGTTGCCCCTGAATTAGCAGGAGGAGGACCTGCTCCCATTGGTGCCCAATTAGCTGCTCTTAGTCCTCTTGTTAGGGATCTTATCTCACAATTTGCTTATCAAGAAGTTGGACATTTGAGGTTCATTCATTATTTATTCActtttgaagatatttttatataaaaataataaatttaattttgatgttctGGTTAGTATAAAACAGTTTTATGTGTAAATAgttatcttttatattaattatgtgaATAGTAATCTAAAAGAACAGATATAATTGGACGACTTTATAAATAATACATCTTTATATTGTCAATCAGTGCatcaaaatcaaactaaaaaataattattaaaaattattaaataatttaatatgttacttatattcatatctttttcatgtTCATTATACAAGAAGTATATCCGCTGGCATGAATAAGTTTTATGAATTTAtagtctatttttaaaaaaaaatattttatgttttaaatttttgcCACTTGTGAATTCCTATTAGTTGTGTGCCTTCGGTAACCATTAATataaattaagatatatttttttataaggagcgtttttttatatcaaattaagtgtgggttttttaattaataatttattgattagtTTACATTTGAtatacaattttttaattatttttcttgaaaaaatattaataaagatcatttttatggaaaaagaaaattatttctgattaataaataacatgtttatttttttcaactaaatttGTGTAGTCTAATATTGTGTTAATAACAAGAGTAAATAACTTTAAAAAGATACTTAGTTTTTGGATTATTGCAGGGCCATAAAGAAAGAGGTGAAAGGGTTCCCAAGGCCAGTATTGGATCTAAGAGTAGGAACATTTGCGAGAATAATGGATAGTGCTTTTGGGAGAAGGCTCTATCCTCCATTTGATCCCTATGCAAGTGAGATCAACTATTTGCTTGCATCTTACGTTATTCCTTATGTTGGCCTTACTGGTTATGTTGGTACCAATCCACAGCTTCAAAACACCACTTCTAAGAGGGTAAATTAAACCTCCAAACTCAACTACTAATTAATCATGCTTATGTAGGCCCaggtattttataattttgtatgaGAAACGTTGGTAAAAGAAAAACTTGTTAAACATTATATGTATGTAATATTATTAGTTTTACAAGGTAATTGATAACCTgcatgaacaaaaaaaaaaaagagtaaaatgataaataaatttttgagaatttatattttagataaattagtttttaaaaaaaaatatcaataatttttttaaaataataaatgtaaataatttagtttaaattaagattttttattctaattttaaagattaatttaaagATAATATGTCTAAATCTATTATTCTAaaagattttattaatatttttttaaaattaatctgttcaaaatataaattcttaaaatttacttaattattactttacttaaaaaaattgttaatctaataatgttaaaaaaacagttaaaatttattttatttaatatttagtaattattataataattaataagtattaaataaaataaattctaactattttgactaattttttttattatcaaatattttcgttGTTAATCGGTGTTATATTGTTTTGGACTTTTGGTTAAGGTTTTAAAAGTGGAAACTTTTGGTTGTCTTGCATTCATTGGTTGAGAAagcttaaataaattattatcacatctaatttaatatatatatatatatatatcatatctaatattatgtatttattctagtaatattaaataaatataaaataaaataattttaaattaatttaaattaatttttattgtttctgaaatatttttgaaaaaaaatatcctATGTGTCGACAAAAGAAATTTGACTTCAAGAACTAAGATGAGTTGTTATCTTACCCActcttatattaaattaattaaaaatattatttacataataaaatcagttattatgtgtttatatataaatatatatattttattttatttttaatgtatattttgtattctaatgtataatttattcaaatagttaattttaataactgattttagtgtgcACTACTTAACATGACTGTAAAAttaatatatgatatatatttttcaatttaaaatttatattgcaTAGTAATTTGATATTCAAAGGTTTATGAAATATTACACTCTTATTTTAATGCATTTTAtattctaattataaattttttatataggaATTTAATTACACATAGATAAATATTATAGAACcactagaatttattatttttggtgagTAAGTTTAATCATTAACCTAATTTTTCTAGTCTAACAATCTAATAATATACTTTTATATCATAGTTTAAAATATAGCTGCTAGTATTTGCTagccaaaaaaataaatttgctgATTTTTTAGCATTCTTCTTGTATTAAGTGAATaactatttatttaaattataagaatctaattatttaaaaattaaatctatttgAATCAATAGCCATTTATTATTAAGAAAATTGTGTTTTGTTAGGGTGTACAAAAAGTGAATCTTACTTGTGTAATGAACAGCTCGTTGCAGGTCTACTAGGAGTAGAATCTGGGCAAGATGCAGTTATTCGAACATGGCTATACGAACGCTTAGAAGTTCGTGTGATGCCTTATAGATTGACAGTTGCGGAGTTCACAAATCGCATCTCAGTGCTTAGAGACAGATTAGGAAACGCTGGTGTGAAAGATGAGGGTCTTGTTGTTCCAATGGCATTGGGTGCTGAAGGCAGGGTTGTAGGGAATGTTCTTGCTGCTAACAATGCTTCACTCTCATATGATAGGACTCCTGAAGAAATATTGAGAATTGTTTATGGAACTGGTGATGCTCATATTCCTGGTGGCTTCTTTCCTAATGGAGCTAGTGGTGCTATTGCTAAATCTTTCTTGCAATCTTAAAACTAATTAATTAGCTTATGTACGATTATGTAGTTGCTATGTAAGTGTTACCATACTACTTTTGTGTGAGATTATAATATGTATCTTGAAAAATGTTATGCTTCTCATAGGCAAAAGGAACTATATATCACAAACATGCtatgttaaattattattattattataatctgATGAATAAAATGATAGTTTATCAGTTGTACCACTAGCTTTTGAATGATCAGTTAATTTATATAgagtatttattaattttggttttcaaaGAATTTTGGGTCAAACACTttagtttttaactaaaattaattattcgattggTCCTTAACAATTAATTCTGTCAATCATTTAGGTTTTTGCCTCCGTCAACTCTAATGGAAGACAAAATAATCTCTGACAACTCTAATAGGGGACAAAATCATCCATGACCCCTTTGTTCAAAAACGACGCTGTTCTTTTccaattttcatcatatctcTCATAATCCTAATATTCATACCCTCCTTCTTCACCTTTACAATCtttttttccatcttttccttcctcctcttcaGCTCCAAGATCAGGCCATAGTGTAATTGTCACGCGTGTCGCatctacctcaacatgtcatagaccacacacttcctaaatctcTGTTGTGACTGGTATATCCACCTCTTCCGCACTTCACCAATCAGAAGCATCCACCTCCACGTCCTCGATAACAACATCTCCTCCAACCCCGACAACGTCTACCACATCCTCAAGACTAAGTTTCACAACTACTCCAAGGGCACGTCTTTCTCCTCTCTCTGGCAAGCAaaatagattgttggacattaggacatcatgagaagattctccttaCGACATCATATGCAAACTCTCATTTGGAATAGACCCTGAGtgcttcatttcttctttctcgGAGTCCAAGTTGACAGACAGCTTCAACCTCACATCCAAGCTATCAGTATAACAAGCAATGTCACCATTGTCGCTCATATAGAAACTGAAGGgattactgaacattggttcAGAGAAGAAGGTGAAGGAAGCGATCAGAGTGGTAGACAATGTAGTCATGGAGATTATAGAGCAGAAGAGGAGGGAGATAGCGACGACGACGACGGGTCTTAACAAATCTGACTTGttgtctagattcatgggatccatcgaTCAAAGACTGAGTACTTGAGAGACATAGTCATTAGTTTTCTttgtatgaattggttgagaacaagttgaagatttttcttcttgtgaacaTTGAAGTTGCAGAGTGTGTATTGTGTAACTTGAAGTTATAGTTTTAAACTTTAGTATTATACGAGATATGATGATGGAAATTGGGAGAGAATAGTGTCGTTTTCGAACAGAGGaggtcagggaccattttgtctccTATTAGAGTTgccagggactattttgtcctctgTTAGAGTTAACGGAgcaaaggacctaagtgactgacagagttaattgttagggaccaattgagtaattaattttacTTAGAGACTAAAATGTTCGATTTGAAATTCTTTAAGAACCAAAATGGATAAATACCATAGTTCTAAAATCGAACCGGACCGACTAGTTCAACCGGATTAACCAAAAATCGATCATTAGACCGATTCGGTTAGGCTCAAAAATCACCTGACAAAAAATTGGTTAAAAAATGGTCGAATCGGTGGTTAACCGGTAGAACCGGACGGTTTTTTGGAAGGCTTCCAGTTTGGTCATCCCTTCCAAAATGGCGCCGTTTTGGTccttataaagaaaaaaaaacctaaaactaaaGAATCCAACGCATCCCCAgtctaggggtgtgcatggcccggcccggcccgaaAACTCGACCCGCCTCCGAACACTTTAggagctaatttggtgtgatttcaccggatctagggtcgggtaagggtctcaaaaatagacccagtcattatttcgggtcgggtctgggccatagctcgggttacccgaactcggcccggtgacctggtcatcatacacaattaatattttgtgttattagtgatggatgatggctattcttatgtggaatttaagtattgtaaaccttaatattttgtgttattagttattataagactacaagttaatgttttatgtttaaaatgtataagattttagactaatgcataatattgtgttatttgtattgatttaaatatttagtgttattagataatattagtattgattatggttatgctttaattttagagaagagttggttcttgttatatttttctaagtgaattttaccatgtcaaataatggttggagtcttggaaatttggatattttcacatgctaacttataaaaaggtatcaaggtaatgtaatgttaatggcccgcttttcacccgatttttacccggtataatcgtggttcgaaagtgtataggtttcatagGGTATAGGATCGGGTTCGAGTCTAataaataggcccggtatatatttcgggtcgagTCTGGATCACATCAAACCCAGTTTCACCCGACCAATGCACACCCCTACCCCAGTCTCACCCACCCCTTTCCTCTCtgaaaaatgaaaagggaaaattggaaatggaaaattgaagaacaaagaaccctaGACCTAGTCCCCAAGCCCCGCAGCCCACGCAGCTACCGCAATCACCCTAGCCCCTGTAGTCCCGCTTCGTTGTCATCACCGAACTCTTCTCGGCTGGGTATAGGCATCGCGTGTGGAAGCTCCATCGCGTGGAAAGCTCCGTCGCAGGTGGAAGCTCCATCGGTAAGCACTGTTCTCCGGTGTTCGAGTTCTCTCTCCCCGTGTGGAAGCTTCGTTCTCCTCTATTCGAGCTGGCTTTCTCTGTTTTTGCCGGTGTCGCCGCCGGTAAACACTGTGACTTGGAATTATTTTTGCTAGTTTTACTGTTGTTAATAATTGAGTTGCTGATTAGCTAGATATTGAAATAGTATAATACTGTGTagttttgttaataataatactGAATTTAGTGATTTATTGAATGTCTGAGTTGTGAGTTGCTGAATGATTCTGTTCAACATTTTTTTTCGAGTTAATtttgttcatgattttttttgttatacgTTAAAGATGGAACAATCACAAAGTGGTCAACAGTCACAAGATGATTACTGATAATTGATAACTTACACTTACATAATGCACTAAAGGTGTTTGAACTTTTGCTcatttgaatgatacacattCTTTGTGCACTTGATTATGCCATTGATTCTTGTTAGTGGAAAAAATCTTTTCTCCTCCTAATAAAAAAACACAGCCTGTTGCCCACCAGAATCAGAGGTCAGCTTTCCATTCTGTCAAAATCTAAGGAAGAATCAACTTGGTGGTGTCATATTTGGTTGCAAGAACAGTACATTGAAAGAATGCTAATTTAAATAATTCTTTGGTTAGTCTTCTTTGCAACtgtttgatttttattatattctttataATAGATACTAATAACAATTATGATGTGATATTTATACTCACCTTTGTATACTTGTATACTAATAATTTGTTGTTGGTGAACTTCTAAtattaaattatgaataatttattatgtaaaattgtaaaatttttaattttattaagttagaaattattaaatttatatatttaaaattatatataagttatttaataattttaattaatatttaattaaaccgattgAATCCCGATTAAACTCCGATCAAACCAGTAAACTATTAAATCAGTAATTTTACTGATTTATTGACAAATTCGGTTCTCACAATATTGATAAATACTCTTTATATTATTGATTCAGGGGAGGGAGTAAACTCAAACACCACCTGCATTTTTTTCTCCTAATTTTTTTGATTGACATGTACGCTTCACAAGAGTAAGAAATGTAAAGCTTTCTTTTAGACAaataaagaagatgaaaaaggaaTCTACATTATCACCTGATCGATT harbors:
- the LOC112741624 gene encoding ferritin-like catalase Nec2, producing the protein MAVHHIRIISVLLIASLPFTIAIEGKGNSSEPSDADRIEFALNLEYLEAEFFLYGALGYGLDVVAPELAGGGPAPIGAQLAALSPLVRDLISQFAYQEVGHLRAIKKEVKGFPRPVLDLRVGTFARIMDSAFGRRLYPPFDPYASEINYLLASYVIPYVGLTGYVGTNPQLQNTTSKRLVAGLLGVESGQDAVIRTWLYERLEVRVMPYRLTVAEFTNRISVLRDRLGNAGVKDEGLVVPMALGAEGRVVGNVLAANNASLSYDRTPEEILRIVYGTGDAHIPGGFFPNGASGAIAKSFLQS